A region of Planococcus sp. MSAK28401 DNA encodes the following proteins:
- a CDS encoding AAA family ATPase, whose translation MKATERLGKVIDNIEKVIIGKREIAELSLVALLSHGHVLLEDVPGVGKTMLVRALAKSVGADFKRIQFTPDLLPSDVVGVSIYNPKDMQFHFRPGPIMGNIVLADEINRTSPKTQSALLEAMEEASVTTDGVTMQIPKPFFVMATQNPIEYEGTYPLPEAQLDRFLLRVKMGYPTRQEEIEVLTRSQSIPPIEELESVLTLEELLKLQEEVRTIRVDETIRTYIVELATQTRRDPYVYLGVSPRGSIALMKAAQAYAMLKGRDYVTPDDIQYLAKFVFGHRIMLRSEARYDGITAEELTERIIAKTRVPVQRLVNQ comes from the coding sequence GAAAAGTCATAGATAATATCGAAAAAGTGATTATCGGGAAACGTGAAATCGCCGAGTTGAGTTTGGTCGCTTTGTTATCGCACGGCCATGTTTTGCTTGAAGATGTTCCAGGTGTCGGTAAGACAATGCTTGTCCGGGCGCTGGCAAAATCAGTTGGAGCGGATTTCAAGCGCATCCAGTTCACCCCGGATTTGCTGCCTTCAGACGTAGTGGGTGTCTCCATCTACAACCCGAAAGACATGCAATTCCATTTCCGGCCAGGCCCAATCATGGGCAATATCGTCTTGGCGGATGAAATCAACCGAACGTCACCAAAAACGCAGTCCGCATTATTGGAAGCGATGGAAGAGGCGTCGGTCACGACAGATGGCGTGACGATGCAGATCCCTAAACCATTTTTCGTCATGGCGACACAAAACCCGATTGAATACGAAGGAACCTATCCATTGCCGGAAGCGCAATTGGACCGCTTTTTGCTAAGAGTGAAAATGGGTTATCCGACGCGGCAAGAAGAAATCGAAGTATTGACACGTTCCCAGTCGATTCCGCCAATCGAAGAACTTGAATCCGTGTTGACGCTGGAAGAATTGCTCAAATTGCAGGAGGAAGTGCGGACGATTCGTGTGGACGAGACGATTCGTACCTATATTGTAGAACTCGCGACCCAAACCCGCCGCGATCCTTATGTTTATCTTGGTGTCAGCCCGCGCGGCTCGATTGCCTTGATGAAGGCAGCTCAAGCCTATGCCATGCTCAAAGGGCGTGATTATGTCACTCCGGATGATATCCAATATTTAGCGAAATTCGTCTTTGGCCACCGTATTATGCTCCGTTCGGAAGCCCGCTATGACGGCATTACAGCCGAAGAACTGACAGAGCGCATCATTGCCAAGACGCGTGTTCCTGTACAAAGGCTTGTGAATCAATGA
- a CDS encoding DUF58 domain-containing protein yields MIFVLILLFLTFSFAMFQGGFVSWFIFYVSVPFILYSVLLSFYPLRNLRAERIVHTPRVRNGHRFSATVTVRRAFPFPLLYTVLEEQSQSARLKVRMADAGRQLLLPGFRREFSWTYEIGEMPRGEHVLEGVTVETADFFGWVKKRQLLPARQSILVYPNTVEMMYRPIGSSFDQGSIAAPFTLVKDTTMASGIRDYQPGDRVSWIHWKSFARTQTMRTKEFEDRQSQDLFLLDDRSPSESFEIQVELIASILTSVVASHASVAYLSAGTPRAFFPLIQSDEQLQRALYHLAKVQDDLDRPIEAVVGQDLKQVRVSSLVYVTGSLSREMVDEIRRNVTSLSQCLCLVVTEAGQSITPEDEKNHQYARSKGFHVKVIGPENFASAFMEANRS; encoded by the coding sequence ATGATCTTTGTGCTCATCCTGCTTTTTTTGACTTTTTCGTTCGCCATGTTTCAAGGCGGTTTCGTCAGTTGGTTCATTTTCTACGTATCTGTGCCTTTCATTCTCTACTCTGTCTTGTTGTCGTTCTATCCGTTGCGGAATTTGCGCGCAGAACGGATAGTCCACACCCCACGAGTGCGGAATGGCCATCGCTTTTCGGCCACTGTCACCGTACGGCGGGCGTTCCCGTTTCCGTTGCTTTACACCGTCCTCGAAGAACAGTCGCAATCTGCACGGCTTAAAGTCCGTATGGCCGATGCAGGCCGTCAGCTGTTGCTCCCTGGGTTTCGCCGGGAATTTTCCTGGACTTATGAAATCGGGGAGATGCCAAGAGGCGAGCATGTTTTAGAAGGTGTCACGGTAGAAACCGCTGATTTTTTCGGATGGGTAAAAAAACGCCAGCTGTTGCCAGCACGACAGTCCATCTTGGTTTATCCGAATACTGTTGAAATGATGTACCGCCCGATTGGTTCCAGTTTTGACCAGGGCTCCATCGCAGCGCCATTTACCTTAGTGAAAGATACGACAATGGCGAGTGGGATCCGTGATTATCAGCCCGGAGATCGGGTCTCGTGGATACATTGGAAATCATTTGCGCGAACGCAGACGATGCGCACGAAAGAATTCGAAGACCGTCAATCGCAGGATTTATTCTTGCTTGATGACCGTTCCCCGTCCGAAAGCTTCGAAATTCAAGTCGAGCTGATCGCTTCGATTCTCACTTCTGTGGTGGCATCCCATGCCAGTGTCGCCTATTTATCCGCCGGCACGCCGCGAGCATTTTTCCCGCTGATCCAAAGCGATGAACAATTGCAGCGCGCACTCTATCATTTGGCGAAAGTCCAGGATGATTTGGACCGGCCGATCGAAGCAGTGGTCGGACAGGATCTGAAGCAAGTTCGCGTGTCGAGCCTGGTCTATGTAACAGGTTCGTTGTCCCGCGAAATGGTCGATGAAATCCGCCGAAACGTAACAAGCTTGAGCCAGTGTTTATGCCTGGTCGTAACAGAAGCAGGGCAGTCAATCACCCCGGAAGACGAAAAAAACCATCAATATGCAAGGTCCAAAGGGTTCCATGTGAAAGTTATCGGGCCAGAGAATTTCGCTTCGGCGTTTATGGAGGCGAACCGTTCATGA
- a CDS encoding transglutaminase TgpA family protein, which produces MTSIRKNKVFMGLLYILVFFLLSEWLRPVIELTETGHHELFLVFVALGLVMAFFDVPWWITGPLKLFYILWFIVYVYTGNLFFTAESIRFVVEQASISLSALFSQDWQATTDVFRTVLFFALLWMAIYLIHYWVSFRLSIFLFYLLTVIFVAVLDTFSPYSGDAAIVRIMVIGLLLAGLLHLARWMERHGAAAKTDKLLVFSIPLLLLLVASTALAFYLPKAEPIWPDPVPYITSYSGKGGVGEGGVGRIGYGVDDSQLGGSFESDDTTVFRAEVEEGQYWKVEVKDVYTTKGWELSEEDAQEQLYQNGDEVATDFPPTGEERSSALVDMQLPFPFVLYPYGTASFLMEETLDYRYDPIQQRFDTLQENAAFEPDVYEVFYSEPSYSLTALRETDTEDLSELPSEYDRYLQLPDELPERVGELAQEIAAGSDTVYGQAQAVERYFGTNGFEYSQSGIAVPEEDQDYVDQFLFETQRGYCDNFSTSMVVLLRSLDIPARWVKGFNEGEVIDTVDGYDVYEVTNNNAHSWVEAYMPGVGWMMFEPTIGFTGASSIDFDLEIDTSEPEEEEMPDRPEPEPEAQPEQSDGDAGTNAGPTVGERFLAFVSEQAGKLIAATIGLLLLAFMLFKVRKKWMPKVLIPYYRRKVGDAETFEKAYLRLLKQLELYGIKRAPGQTLRSYAEYVDSFFGTKEMTELTAAYEKSVYGGDAQSVDWPKLKESWENLINRTSG; this is translated from the coding sequence ATGACATCCATCAGAAAAAATAAAGTATTTATGGGCTTACTATATATCTTGGTGTTTTTCCTATTGTCTGAATGGCTGCGCCCTGTCATCGAATTAACCGAGACCGGACATCACGAGCTGTTTTTGGTATTTGTGGCATTGGGTCTCGTTATGGCGTTCTTCGACGTTCCGTGGTGGATCACCGGTCCCTTGAAGTTGTTCTATATTCTGTGGTTCATCGTCTATGTTTACACAGGAAATCTCTTCTTTACGGCAGAAAGCATACGGTTTGTCGTAGAGCAGGCGAGCATCAGCTTATCGGCGCTCTTCAGCCAAGATTGGCAAGCGACCACTGATGTATTTCGCACTGTCCTGTTTTTTGCGCTGTTATGGATGGCCATCTATCTTATCCATTATTGGGTCAGTTTCCGTCTGAGCATCTTCCTCTTCTATCTATTGACGGTCATTTTCGTTGCTGTTCTGGATACGTTCAGTCCTTATTCGGGTGATGCAGCGATTGTCCGCATCATGGTCATTGGTTTATTGCTGGCGGGTTTATTGCATTTGGCCAGATGGATGGAACGTCACGGAGCAGCGGCCAAGACGGATAAATTACTAGTTTTTTCGATCCCGTTATTATTGCTGTTGGTCGCTTCAACCGCACTTGCGTTCTATTTACCGAAAGCAGAGCCGATTTGGCCGGATCCTGTTCCGTACATTACCTCCTATTCCGGAAAAGGCGGTGTTGGTGAAGGAGGCGTCGGACGCATAGGCTACGGCGTCGATGATTCACAGCTTGGCGGCTCTTTCGAGTCTGATGATACCACCGTCTTCAGGGCGGAAGTCGAAGAAGGCCAGTACTGGAAAGTTGAAGTGAAAGACGTCTATACGACAAAAGGATGGGAGCTTTCTGAAGAAGATGCACAAGAACAGCTTTACCAAAACGGCGATGAAGTCGCGACAGACTTTCCCCCAACAGGGGAAGAGCGTTCTTCGGCACTCGTCGATATGCAGCTGCCATTCCCGTTCGTTCTCTATCCTTACGGCACTGCTTCTTTCTTAATGGAAGAAACACTGGATTATCGTTACGATCCAATTCAACAGCGTTTCGACACATTACAGGAGAATGCCGCTTTTGAACCAGATGTCTATGAAGTGTTCTATAGCGAACCTTCCTATAGCCTGACAGCATTGCGTGAAACAGATACAGAAGATCTGTCTGAACTACCTTCAGAGTACGATCGCTACTTGCAATTGCCTGACGAATTGCCTGAGCGGGTTGGGGAACTGGCACAAGAAATCGCCGCCGGGTCAGATACTGTTTATGGCCAGGCGCAGGCAGTCGAACGCTATTTTGGCACCAACGGGTTTGAATACAGCCAAAGCGGCATCGCTGTTCCCGAGGAAGACCAAGATTATGTTGATCAATTCCTTTTTGAAACGCAGCGTGGGTATTGCGATAATTTCTCAACTTCAATGGTCGTTTTGCTGCGTTCGCTCGATATTCCTGCGCGCTGGGTAAAAGGCTTCAATGAAGGGGAAGTCATTGATACAGTGGATGGCTACGATGTATACGAAGTTACCAATAACAACGCGCATTCTTGGGTAGAAGCTTATATGCCAGGCGTGGGCTGGATGATGTTCGAACCAACCATCGGCTTTACCGGTGCCTCATCGATTGATTTCGATTTGGAAATCGATACGTCCGAACCGGAAGAAGAGGAGATGCCGGACCGCCCTGAACCCGAACCCGAAGCACAGCCAGAACAATCGGACGGCGACGCAGGAACAAACGCCGGCCCGACGGTGGGTGAGCGTTTCCTTGCTTTTGTCTCCGAACAGGCTGGCAAGCTCATCGCAGCAACAATTGGTTTGCTGTTGCTCGCATTCATGCTCTTCAAGGTCCGTAAAAAATGGATGCCCAAAGTGCTGATTCCGTATTACCGCAGAAAAGTAGGGGACGCGGAAACCTTTGAAAAAGCCTATCTGCGGCTCTTGAAGCAGTTGGAACTTTATGGAATAAAACGGGCTCCGGGTCAAACCTTGCGTTCATACGCCGAATACGTCGATTCATTCTTTGGAACGAAAGAGATGACGGAGTTGACGGCAGCGTATGAAAAATCCGTTTACGGCGGGGACGCCCAATCCGTTGATTGGCCGAAACTGAAGGAAAGTTGGGAAAATTTAATCAATCGGACAAGCGGTTGA
- the guaA gene encoding glutamine-hydrolyzing GMP synthase: MLKEQKKIVVLDFGSQYNQLITRRIREIGVYSELHPHTITATEIKEMNATGIIFSGGPNSVYDENAFSIDPEIFEMGLPILGICYGMQLMALRMEGKVEKASNREYGKAELTLTKESSIFKDVPEEQIVWMSHGDLVTAAPPGFDVIATSPGCPIAAMANEERKLYGVQYHPEVRHSVYGNEMLRQFVFDVCGMKDEWSMENYIELEIAKIREQVGDKKVLCALSGGVDSSVVAVLIHKAIGDQLTCMFVDHGLLRKGEAESVMKTFADGFHMNVIKIDARERFMKKLEGISDPEQKRKIIGNEFIYVFDDEAEKLKGMDFLAQGTLYTDIIESGTTTAQTIKSHHNVGGLPEDMQFELIEPLNTLFKDEVRALGTELGMPDEIVWRQPFPGPGLGIRIMGAVTEEKLEIVRESDWILRDEIKKAGLDRDVWQYFTVLPDIRSVGVMGDARTYDYAIGIRAVTSIDGMTSDWARIPWDVLEKISVRLVNEVDHINRVLYDITSKPPATIEWE; encoded by the coding sequence ATGTTAAAGGAACAGAAAAAAATCGTCGTCTTGGATTTCGGCAGCCAATACAACCAATTGATCACACGCCGCATCCGTGAAATCGGTGTCTATAGCGAACTCCACCCGCACACGATTACCGCGACTGAAATCAAGGAAATGAACGCAACGGGAATCATCTTCTCAGGCGGACCGAATTCCGTCTATGACGAAAATGCATTCTCCATCGATCCGGAAATTTTTGAAATGGGACTGCCGATACTAGGCATCTGCTACGGCATGCAATTGATGGCATTGCGTATGGAAGGGAAAGTCGAAAAAGCTTCTAACCGCGAATACGGCAAAGCCGAATTGACCTTGACGAAAGAAAGCTCCATTTTCAAAGATGTGCCAGAAGAACAAATCGTCTGGATGAGCCACGGCGACCTTGTCACAGCGGCACCTCCTGGATTTGATGTCATCGCTACAAGCCCTGGCTGCCCGATTGCAGCAATGGCAAACGAAGAGCGCAAACTGTATGGAGTCCAGTATCACCCGGAAGTACGCCACTCCGTTTACGGAAATGAAATGCTGCGCCAGTTCGTCTTCGATGTCTGCGGCATGAAAGACGAATGGTCGATGGAAAACTACATCGAATTGGAAATCGCGAAAATCCGTGAGCAAGTGGGCGACAAGAAAGTCCTTTGTGCACTAAGCGGCGGCGTCGATTCTTCTGTTGTTGCCGTCTTGATCCATAAAGCAATCGGCGATCAATTGACGTGCATGTTCGTAGACCACGGCCTGCTTCGCAAAGGGGAAGCTGAGAGCGTCATGAAAACCTTCGCCGACGGTTTCCATATGAACGTCATCAAGATCGATGCCCGCGAGCGCTTCATGAAAAAACTTGAAGGCATCAGCGACCCTGAACAAAAACGTAAAATCATCGGCAATGAATTCATCTATGTGTTCGACGATGAAGCAGAGAAACTGAAAGGCATGGACTTCCTTGCCCAAGGGACGCTCTATACAGATATTATCGAAAGCGGCACAACGACTGCCCAAACAATCAAATCCCACCACAACGTGGGCGGGTTGCCTGAAGACATGCAATTCGAATTGATCGAACCGCTCAACACCTTGTTCAAAGATGAAGTGCGTGCACTTGGCACTGAACTTGGCATGCCTGATGAAATCGTTTGGCGCCAGCCATTCCCGGGCCCAGGCCTTGGCATTCGTATTATGGGAGCGGTCACGGAAGAAAAACTCGAAATCGTCCGCGAATCGGATTGGATTTTGCGCGATGAAATCAAGAAAGCCGGCCTTGACCGCGACGTCTGGCAATACTTCACAGTGCTTCCGGATATCCGCAGCGTCGGCGTCATGGGCGATGCCCGCACATACGATTATGCAATCGGTATCCGCGCAGTTACTTCAATCGACGGCATGACATCCGACTGGGCGCGTATCCCATGGGATGTGCTCGAGAAAATCAGCGTTCGCCTCGTCAACGAAGTAGATCACATCAACCGTGTATTATACGATATTACGAGCAAGCCACCTGCAACTATCGAGTGGGAATAG
- a CDS encoding NCS2 family permease yields the protein MKKYFQFEELGTNYRQEFIGGLTTFLAMAYILVVNPLTLTMDSIPDLDPALRMDYGAVFMATALAAAIGSLLMGIVAKYPLALAPGMGLNAFFSYTVVLTYGVPWQTALTGVLVSGLIFILLTLSGIRETIINAIPAQLKYAVGAGIGLYITFIGLQNAGIVVGNPDTLVGLGDLTTGSALLAIFGLFVTVIMMVRGVKGGIFFGILIAAVVGMIFQVVSLPTAIIDLNVPSLAPTFGVALEPIFNDPGSLMTIQFLVIVLTFLFVDFFDTAGTLVAVANQAGLMKDNKLPRAGKALLADSIATVSGAIFGTSTTTSYIESTAGVAAGARSGFASVVTGILFLVAILFYPLLSVITSAVTAPALIIVGVLMVSALGQIEWGKFEIAVPAFLTMIAMPLGYSIATGIAIGFIFYPITMMVAGRRKEIHPIMYGLFVIFVLYFIFLA from the coding sequence ATGAAGAAGTATTTTCAATTTGAAGAACTTGGAACAAACTATCGTCAGGAATTTATTGGCGGTTTAACTACATTCTTGGCAATGGCTTATATCTTGGTGGTCAACCCGTTGACGCTGACCATGGACTCGATTCCTGATTTGGATCCTGCCCTCCGAATGGATTACGGAGCAGTATTTATGGCAACGGCTTTAGCAGCCGCTATCGGCAGCCTGTTAATGGGAATCGTCGCTAAATACCCGCTTGCTCTAGCGCCGGGCATGGGGCTCAACGCTTTCTTCTCCTATACAGTTGTTCTTACGTACGGAGTGCCTTGGCAAACTGCCTTGACCGGCGTGTTGGTTTCAGGATTAATTTTTATTCTGCTGACTTTGTCAGGCATTCGCGAAACAATCATCAACGCCATCCCGGCTCAACTGAAATATGCAGTGGGTGCCGGCATCGGACTTTACATTACATTTATCGGTCTACAGAATGCGGGGATTGTTGTAGGAAATCCCGATACGCTTGTTGGGCTTGGTGATTTGACGACCGGTTCAGCTCTGCTCGCGATTTTCGGTTTGTTTGTCACAGTGATCATGATGGTTCGCGGAGTGAAGGGTGGAATTTTCTTCGGGATTTTAATCGCTGCTGTAGTCGGGATGATCTTCCAAGTAGTCAGCTTGCCGACGGCTATCATCGATTTGAATGTCCCAAGCCTCGCACCGACATTCGGTGTTGCGCTTGAACCGATCTTCAACGACCCAGGTTCATTGATGACCATTCAGTTCCTTGTCATCGTCCTAACATTTTTGTTTGTAGACTTTTTTGATACAGCTGGAACGTTGGTGGCAGTAGCGAATCAAGCGGGCTTAATGAAGGATAATAAATTGCCGCGCGCTGGAAAAGCTTTGCTTGCGGATTCAATTGCGACAGTGAGTGGAGCGATCTTCGGCACGTCAACAACAACTTCATACATCGAATCGACAGCCGGTGTAGCGGCTGGAGCGCGTTCCGGTTTTGCTTCAGTGGTTACAGGGATCCTTTTCTTGGTTGCGATTCTTTTTTACCCATTATTGTCAGTGATCACAAGTGCGGTGACAGCGCCTGCGTTGATAATCGTTGGAGTCTTGATGGTGTCGGCTCTTGGCCAGATTGAATGGGGTAAATTTGAAATCGCTGTTCCAGCATTTCTCACAATGATTGCAATGCCGCTTGGTTATAGTATCGCAACCGGCATCGCGATCGGATTCATCTTCTATCCAATCACGATGATGGTCGCGGGAAGAAGAAAAGAAATCCACCCTATCATGTATGGACTGTTTGTTATCTTTGTATTGTATTTTATATTTCTTGCTTAA